One part of the Lytechinus pictus isolate F3 Inbred chromosome 3, Lp3.0, whole genome shotgun sequence genome encodes these proteins:
- the LOC129256802 gene encoding protein-serine O-palmitoleoyltransferase porcupine-like translates to MEGDWQDYEDYGDMMMEDYLPSLEDLEAMGIDPEQLRDLPDEALYQLIQQYMMDNNQMYDYAPGSDMGAESDFSHIQHIKDCSMSVALQGIHLMLPLFLLCVSLRVSAVLEISINFLHMVCACSGLYLMWITFQVDAAYIICLALLGYILLYALIRIDVKQKGPILAILCIITVISLELFVADPVSWHKVRGAQMILLMKVISVGFDLDQGILSSLPDIFEYFGYTFCVGTCIFGPWVSFSNYMAMLQPHQLNLQWFVHVITNALLAILCLLLSVCVTPVLFASYKARWLMAYSDAASFRYSHYFVSYLSTASSVLAGYGAVKDSDGNTSWEFSVAKPLHIEIPRSLVEVVTNWNLPMHYWLKNYVFKTSRNFGNFIAVLLTYAVSSILHGLNFQLAAVLLSLGFYSYSEHVFRHKLADIFSACIRARRCREECSHYYKNTHPCVITINIMFGLLAVFHLAYLGVMFNTDAEIQEEGYTMEHTLKKWSDLGYASHYVVLGTFLFYWLIK, encoded by the exons ATGGAAGGTGACTGGCAGGACTATGAAGACTATGGTGACATGATGATGGAAGATTATCTTCCATCCTTAGAAGATCTGGAAGCAATGGGAATCGACCCTGAACAACTTCGTGATCTTCCTGATGAGGCACTCTATCAACTCATTCAACAGTACATGATGGATAACAACCAAATGTATGATTATGCTCCGGGATCTGATATGGGAGCAGAATCAGATTTCTCTCACATTCAGCATATCAAAGATTGTTCAATGTCTGTTGCATTGCAAGGAATTCACCTTATGCTCCCTCTCTTTCTACTTTGTGTAAGCTTGAGAGTGTCTGCTGTACTAG AAATTTCCATAAATTTTCTTCACATGGTGTGTGCATGTTCTGGTCTGTATCTGATGTGGATAACATTCCAGGTGGATGCTGCATACATTATCTGTCTTGCTCTACTTGGTTATATCCTGCTGTATGCCCTTATTCGCATTGATGTCAAACAGAAAGGACCTATCTTAGCCATTTTATGCATCATTACCGTCATTTCATT GGAGTTGTTTGTAGCGGATCCTGTAAGTTGGCATAAAGTTAGAG GTGCACAGATGATTTTATTAATGAAAGTGATTTCAGTAGGCTTTGATCTAGACCAAGGGATATTGTCCAGTCTGCCTGATATCTTTGAATACTTTGGCTATACTTTCTGTGTTGGAACATGTATCTTTGGTCCATGGGTGAGCTTTAGCAACTACATGGCAATGCTACAACCACACCAGCTG AATCTACAGTGGTTTGTCCATGTTATTACCAATGCATTATTAGCTATTCTGTGCCTTCTGCTTTCAGTGTGTGTAACACCTGTTCTATTTGCCAGCTACAAAGCAAG GTGGTTGATGGCATACAGTGATGCTGCTTCATTTCGATATAGTCATTACTTTGTGAGTTATCTATCTACTGCATCTAGTGTACTAGCTGGATATGGTGCAGTAAAAGATAGTGATGGAAATACCAGCTG GGAGTTCTCGGTGGCTAAGCCCCTTCATATAGAGATTCCAAGATCACTTGTCGAGGTGGTAACTAACTGGAACCTACCCATGCATTATTGGCTGAAAAATT ATGTTTTCAAAACGAGTCGAAACTTTGGCAACTTTATTGCAGTACTTCTGACATATGCTGTCAGCTCAATCCTTCAT GGTCTTAACTTTCAATTAGCTGCTGTTCTTCTTTCTCTGGGATTCTATTCATATTCAGAACATG TATTCAGACATAAATTGGCTGATATATTCAGTGCCTGTATTAGGGCAAGGAGATGTAGAGAAGAGTGCTCACATTATTATAAGAAT ACCCATCCATGTGTGATTACAATCAATATTATGTTTGGCCTCTTGGCTGTATTTCATCTAGCATATCTTGGAGTTATGTTCAATACAGATGCAGAAATACAAGAAGAG GGTTACACAATGGAACACACACTTAAGAAGTGGTCCGACCTTGGCTATGCTAGTCATTATGTAGTACTTGGAACATTTCTCTTCTACTGGCTAATCAAGTGA